The DNA region TTTTGTGTATTTGGTTTGCGTCCAAGAGCAGCTAAACTCACAGCATCTACAACAATAGTTTCCTCTGTTTCCTCATCTTTGCGAACTGTTAATTTGATTCCTTCTGCGTCTTTTTCAATGGCAATCAGTTGAACTTTATTGAGAATTTTAATCCCGTGGTTGGTCATTCCTTGCTGAATCTCATTCCGCAAATCATCATCAAAACCGCGCAAAATCATGTCACTGCGGGTTATTTGGGTAACTTCAGTTCCCAGTCCGTTCATAATGCAGGCAAATTCTGAGCCGATGTAACCTCCCCCCAAAATTACTATTCTTTGAGGCTGCTGTTTCAGGTGGAACATATCATCAGAGGTAATGGCGTGTTCAATTCCCAAAATGTTAGGCTTTGTGGGCTGTCCTCCAACTGCAATCAGCACCTTGTCTGCTGTTACTTGGCGTTCACCAACTACAATTGTATGGGCATCAACAAATTTCCCATATCCTTCCAAAACTTCAACTTTAGAATTATCAAGCATTCTTTGATAAATTCCATTCAGACGATTTACCTCATTATTGACTGTGGTAATCATCTTTTCCCAATCCAAAGAACTCTGAACAGCACTCCAACCATATCCTTCGGCATCAGAAAATAGTTCAGGAAAATGAGAAGCGTAAACCATGAGTTTTTTGGGGACACAACCACGATTTACACAAGTTCCACCCAGTCTATCAAACTCAGCAATTCCTACTTTAGCACCATATTCTGCCGCCCTTCTGGCTGTGGCAATACCACCAGAACCAGCACCAATTACAAATAAGTCAAAATCGTAGGTCATATCAATTTTAGATTTTAGATTTTGGATTTTAGATTTTGAATTTTAGAACTTTAGATATTATGTGATCTGCAATTCTCAAATATTTAAACTATCCTTTAGTATGGTAATGGAGATCAGGAGATAAATAACCCAATCACCAATCACCAATTACCAATTACCAATCACCAATTACACACTTTTAAGGTAATTTAGCATGGTGTCTGCATCTGATACTTCAAAAGGATCGGTGGGGCAATTATCATCAAAACCAGGCTCAGTAAACATTTTTTCGATTTTGCGGTCATTTACTACCATTGAGTAGCGCCAAGACCGCATTCCAAAGCCCAAGTTAGATTTATC from Anabaena sphaerica FACHB-251 includes:
- the gor gene encoding glutathione-disulfide reductase → MTYDFDLFVIGAGSGGIATARRAAEYGAKVGIAEFDRLGGTCVNRGCVPKKLMVYASHFPELFSDAEGYGWSAVQSSLDWEKMITTVNNEVNRLNGIYQRMLDNSKVEVLEGYGKFVDAHTIVVGERQVTADKVLIAVGGQPTKPNILGIEHAITSDDMFHLKQQPQRIVILGGGYIGSEFACIMNGLGTEVTQITRSDMILRGFDDDLRNEIQQGMTNHGIKILNKVQLIAIEKDAEGIKLTVRKDEETEETIVVDAVSLAALGRKPNTQNLGLENTKVKLHDGAIVVDKYSCTEEENIYAVGDCTKTINLTPVAINEGRAFADTVFGGKSRTMSYENVPTAIFTTPEAATVGLTEAEAREKYGDAVKIYRSRFRPMYYTLAGKEEKTMMKLVVDQNTDKVLGAHMVGTNAAEIIQGIAIAIKMGATKANFDATVGIHPSSAEEFVTMR